In the genome of Streptomyces sp. V2I9, one region contains:
- a CDS encoding enoyl-CoA hydratase/isomerase family protein encodes MTVTLEVSDDGVGTIRLDRPPMNALDVAVQDRLRELAEEATRREDVRAVILYGGEKVFAAGADIKEMQAMDHTAMVLRSKDLQDAFTAVARIPKPVVAAVTGYALGGGCELTLCADFRIAADNAKLGQPEILLGLIPGAGGTQRLARLIGPSRAKDLIFTGRMVKAEEALALGLVDRVVPAAEVYEQAYAWAARLAKGPALALRAAKESIDAGLETDIDTGLTIERNWFSGLFATEDRERGMRSFVEEGPGKATFR; translated from the coding sequence ATGACTGTGACTCTCGAAGTGAGCGACGACGGCGTCGGCACCATCCGGCTCGACCGGCCGCCCATGAACGCCCTGGACGTGGCGGTGCAGGACCGGCTGCGGGAGCTGGCCGAGGAGGCGACCCGGCGCGAGGACGTGCGGGCCGTGATCCTCTACGGCGGCGAGAAGGTGTTCGCGGCGGGCGCGGACATCAAGGAGATGCAGGCGATGGACCACACCGCGATGGTGCTCCGGTCCAAGGACCTCCAGGACGCCTTCACCGCCGTCGCCCGCATCCCGAAGCCGGTCGTCGCCGCCGTCACCGGCTACGCGCTCGGCGGCGGCTGCGAACTGACGCTCTGCGCCGACTTCCGGATCGCCGCCGACAACGCCAAGCTCGGCCAGCCGGAGATCCTCCTCGGGCTGATCCCGGGCGCGGGCGGCACGCAGCGGCTGGCCCGGCTGATCGGCCCCTCCCGCGCCAAGGACCTCATCTTCACCGGCCGCATGGTCAAGGCGGAGGAGGCCCTGGCGCTCGGCCTGGTCGACCGGGTGGTCCCGGCGGCCGAGGTCTACGAGCAGGCGTACGCCTGGGCCGCCCGGCTGGCCAAGGGGCCCGCGCTGGCGCTGCGCGCGGCCAAGGAGTCGATCGACGCCGGACTGGAGACGGACATCGACACCGGGCTCACGATCGAACGGAACTGGTTCTCCGGCCTGTTCGCCACCGAGGACCGTGAGCGGGGCATGCGCAGCTTCGTCGAGGAGGGGCCGGGCAAGGCGACCTTCCGCTGA
- a CDS encoding glycoside hydrolase family 6 protein, translating to MRSLLYSVTAIPLLAASVMLPASTAHAAPEPLLYGELTPEGDFSTAPPNTTWWSSTGTGADYTGGTLKTSVGTEKLEPYHAMLGRNGVRLREGALYTLSFDARSSAPADIVASVQQPSGDFTAPLSRKITLDATNRRFQWTFRSTIDTTAGEGGQITFQLGAQTEPRSFTFDNVSLTTSTPREGFFVDPKSNAQNWLDAPPDPAVPVGTLDREKIRTGVAGRMTVKWFGGWNTDVRAAVDQYVTWAADAGQVPTLVAYNIPGRDCGGASGGGAEDAKRYKEWMDGFIAGIGKRPAIVILEPDAVAQADVEQNCLTPEQREARFDMLWYANQHLDAQGPYVKTYLDAGNATWTLGARRLDDPADKGIGLNDMTDLLGRSGIYLADGVALNVANYHSTDISNDYGRRLAARVKERLGVDTTWVVDTSRNGNGAYRIPGDETSGEVGFCNPPLRKLGSPARIGEGGAAFYLWIKNPGDSDGRYEDDRRCSSTGPQVQAGHFSPEFALRLIDGR from the coding sequence ATGAGATCCCTGCTGTACTCCGTCACCGCGATACCCCTGCTGGCAGCGTCCGTGATGCTGCCGGCCTCCACCGCCCACGCCGCGCCCGAACCGCTGCTCTACGGCGAGCTCACCCCGGAAGGCGACTTCAGCACCGCCCCGCCGAACACCACCTGGTGGTCCTCCACGGGCACCGGCGCCGACTACACGGGCGGCACGCTGAAGACCTCCGTGGGCACCGAAAAGCTCGAGCCCTACCACGCAATGCTGGGGCGCAACGGCGTCCGGCTGCGCGAGGGCGCGCTGTACACCCTCTCCTTCGACGCCCGCTCCTCGGCTCCAGCGGATATCGTGGCGTCCGTCCAGCAGCCCAGCGGGGACTTCACCGCCCCCCTGAGCCGGAAAATCACCCTGGACGCCACGAACAGGCGCTTCCAGTGGACCTTCCGCTCCACGATCGACACGACGGCCGGCGAGGGCGGCCAGATCACCTTCCAGCTCGGCGCGCAGACGGAGCCCCGCAGCTTCACTTTCGACAACGTCTCGCTGACGACGTCGACGCCGCGCGAGGGCTTCTTCGTCGACCCGAAGTCCAACGCCCAGAATTGGCTGGACGCACCCCCTGACCCCGCCGTCCCCGTCGGCACCCTCGACCGCGAGAAGATCCGCACCGGGGTGGCCGGCCGGATGACCGTCAAGTGGTTCGGCGGCTGGAACACCGATGTGCGCGCGGCCGTCGACCAGTACGTCACCTGGGCCGCGGACGCCGGCCAGGTGCCCACGCTCGTCGCCTACAACATCCCCGGCCGCGACTGCGGCGGCGCATCCGGCGGCGGCGCGGAGGACGCGAAGCGCTACAAGGAGTGGATGGACGGCTTCATCGCCGGCATCGGCAAGCGGCCGGCGATCGTCATCCTGGAGCCGGACGCGGTGGCCCAGGCCGACGTGGAGCAGAACTGCCTCACGCCCGAGCAGCGCGAGGCCCGCTTCGACATGCTCTGGTACGCCAACCAGCACCTCGACGCGCAGGGCCCGTACGTCAAGACGTACCTCGACGCCGGCAACGCGACCTGGACGCTGGGCGCACGCCGCCTGGACGACCCGGCGGACAAGGGGATCGGCCTGAACGACATGACCGACCTGCTGGGCCGCTCCGGCATCTACCTGGCCGACGGCGTGGCGCTGAACGTGGCCAACTACCACTCCACCGACATCTCCAACGACTACGGCCGCCGGCTCGCCGCCCGCGTCAAGGAGCGGCTGGGCGTGGACACGACCTGGGTCGTGGACACCTCTCGCAACGGAAACGGCGCGTACCGCATCCCCGGCGACGAGACCAGCGGGGAGGTCGGGTTCTGCAACCCGCCGCTGCGCAAGCTGGGATCGCCCGCCCGGATCGGTGAGGGCGGCGCCGCCTTCTACCTGTGGATCAAGAACCCCGGCGACTCCGACGGCCGGTACGAAGACGACCGCCGCTGCTCGTCCACCGGCCCGCAGGTCCAGGCCGGCCACTTCTCGCCGGAGTTCGCGCTGCGGCTCATCGACGGCAGGTGA
- a CDS encoding Ig-like domain-containing protein → MNGQPISGASAGASGKRRGGTGLLALVLGAMLLLVTACGGSADAKDGKGAAGGAKGKDTTASQAVVTIAPKDGAESVATSGALKIGAEQGKLTTVKVADPKGNEVKGEISADGASWTPERHLASATKYSVHAVAKDSEGRESAKDITFTTLVPANTFIGQYTPEDGSTVGVGMPVSINFTRGITDPDAVERAIKVTAEPAVEVEGHWFGNDRLDFRPEKYWAPGTKVTVELNLDGVEGRPGVYGKQAKTVKFTIGRSQVSTVDASTKRMKVVRDGKQIKDIPISAGAPATTTYNGQMVISEKLKVTRMNGDTVGFGGEYDIKDVPHAMRLSTSGTFLHGNYWGASSIFGTTNTSHGCVGLRDVRGGYDDQTPAAWFYNKSLIGDVVIVKNSEDKQIQPDNGLNGWNMDWEEWKK, encoded by the coding sequence GTGAACGGGCAGCCGATATCGGGGGCATCGGCCGGGGCGAGCGGGAAGCGGCGCGGCGGGACGGGACTTCTGGCCCTGGTCCTGGGAGCGATGCTGTTGCTGGTGACGGCGTGCGGCGGCAGTGCCGACGCGAAGGACGGGAAGGGCGCCGCGGGCGGTGCGAAGGGGAAGGACACGACCGCCTCGCAGGCGGTGGTGACCATCGCGCCCAAGGACGGGGCGGAGTCCGTGGCGACCAGCGGCGCCCTGAAGATCGGTGCCGAGCAGGGCAAGCTGACCACGGTGAAGGTCGCGGACCCCAAGGGCAACGAGGTCAAGGGCGAGATCTCGGCCGACGGCGCGAGCTGGACGCCCGAGCGGCACCTCGCCTCCGCCACCAAGTACTCGGTCCACGCGGTCGCCAAGGACTCCGAGGGCCGTGAGTCGGCGAAGGACATCACCTTCACCACGCTCGTCCCGGCGAACACCTTCATCGGGCAGTACACGCCCGAGGACGGTTCCACCGTCGGCGTCGGCATGCCGGTCTCCATCAACTTCACGCGGGGCATCACCGACCCGGACGCGGTGGAGCGCGCGATCAAGGTGACGGCCGAGCCGGCCGTCGAGGTCGAGGGCCACTGGTTCGGCAACGACCGCCTCGACTTCCGCCCGGAGAAGTACTGGGCGCCGGGCACCAAGGTGACCGTCGAGCTCAACCTCGACGGCGTCGAAGGCCGGCCGGGCGTCTACGGCAAGCAGGCCAAGACGGTGAAGTTCACCATCGGCCGCAGCCAGGTCTCCACCGTGGACGCGAGCACCAAGCGGATGAAGGTGGTCCGCGACGGCAAGCAGATCAAGGACATCCCGATCTCCGCCGGCGCCCCGGCGACGACCACGTACAACGGTCAGATGGTCATCAGCGAGAAGCTCAAGGTGACCCGCATGAACGGCGACACCGTCGGCTTCGGCGGCGAGTACGACATCAAGGACGTCCCGCACGCCATGCGGCTCTCGACCTCGGGCACCTTCCTGCACGGCAACTACTGGGGCGCGTCCTCGATCTTCGGCACCACCAACACCAGCCACGGCTGCGTCGGTCTGCGCGACGTGCGCGGCGGTTACGACGACCAGACGCCGGCGGCCTGGTTCTACAACAAGTCGCTGATCGGCGACGTGGTCATCGTGAAGAACTCCGAGGACAAGCAGATCCAGCCGGACAACGGCCTCAACGGCTGGAACATGGACTGGGAGGAGTGGAAGAAGTAG
- a CDS encoding CopD family protein — translation MFSGPPSEPTAPTGPGLFPAAAPGPVDEAPPAGGTPAGPSGPPAARPWAGPLLVCAAGGLALLVALLGPGIAARGTGELRIPGAGPTTVLRAVLFAALALHLGELLAPQLIRPVRGRPRTAVRSRAVIASLAGAAAAAGQIVLLAAVSGLGISETYGTREGGLLLLVANGLVLAALCAASRRPALALAPLALVIGAEALRAHPEAYSPEIGAALTVVHLTAASLWTGGLLYVLRTMWLWRGSPVAARALLGRYARLAIWLYVALAATGTASTLRRLPLDVVFTSAYGRTLLVKLTLMAVVSVLAVAARRRMLQDTDPSTAHRLARREQGVLGLVVVVSAILTVVPDPHWISLRP, via the coding sequence ATGTTCTCCGGACCCCCCTCCGAACCGACCGCGCCGACCGGGCCCGGCCTGTTCCCGGCCGCCGCACCGGGACCCGTGGACGAAGCGCCCCCGGCGGGCGGGACACCCGCGGGACCGTCCGGGCCGCCGGCCGCACGCCCCTGGGCCGGTCCGCTGCTGGTCTGCGCCGCGGGCGGCCTCGCGCTCCTCGTGGCCCTGCTCGGCCCCGGCATCGCGGCCAGGGGAACCGGCGAACTGCGGATACCCGGAGCGGGGCCCACCACCGTGCTCCGCGCCGTCCTGTTCGCCGCTCTCGCCCTCCACCTGGGCGAACTCCTCGCCCCGCAGCTCATCCGGCCGGTGCGGGGCCGCCCGCGCACCGCCGTCCGGAGCCGGGCGGTGATCGCCTCGCTCGCCGGGGCCGCCGCCGCGGCCGGGCAGATCGTCCTTCTCGCCGCCGTCAGCGGCCTCGGCATCTCCGAGACCTACGGCACCCGCGAAGGCGGACTGCTCCTCCTCGTCGCCAACGGCCTGGTCCTCGCCGCCCTCTGCGCCGCGAGCAGGCGCCCGGCCCTCGCGCTCGCCCCGCTCGCCCTCGTCATCGGCGCGGAGGCCCTGCGCGCCCACCCGGAGGCGTACAGCCCCGAGATCGGCGCCGCCCTCACCGTCGTCCACCTGACCGCCGCCTCGCTCTGGACCGGCGGGCTGCTGTACGTCCTGCGCACGATGTGGCTCTGGCGCGGCTCGCCCGTCGCGGCCCGCGCGCTGCTCGGCAGGTACGCGCGCCTGGCGATCTGGCTGTACGTCGCCCTCGCCGCCACCGGCACGGCCTCGACACTGCGCCGCCTGCCGCTGGACGTGGTGTTCACCTCCGCCTACGGGCGCACCCTGCTGGTCAAGCTGACACTCATGGCCGTGGTCAGCGTGCTGGCGGTGGCGGCCCGGCGGCGGATGCTCCAGGACACCGACCCGTCCACCGCGCACCGGCTGGCCCGCCGGGAACAGGGGGTGCTGGGACTGGTCGTGGTGGTCTCGGCGATCCTCACCGTGGTCCCGGACCCGCACTGGATCTCGCTGCGGCCCTGA
- the glgX gene encoding glycogen debranching protein GlgX, translating into MSSAAEQKAVQDPDRKAEAAASGAADARPVAAHEAVAAVRAEIVEVHRTERAGARRAASGSPAVWPGAPMPLGARFRVGPDGVAGTNFALWAGGAEAVEVCLFDERGVETRCPLTELTHEIWHGFVPGVRPGQRYGYRVHGRWDPWTGARWNAAKLLLDPYARAVDGTFTLPPEVYGHVRDWPDQQVADTVRDDRDSAPHVPKGVVVHDDDDWVEDRRPKTPWADSVIYELHVRGFTRLHPDIPPELRGTYAGLAHPAAIEHLTRLGVTAVELLPVHQFAHEDHLLRRGLRNYWGYNSIGYFAPHADYSASGTAGQQVGEFKRMVRALHDAGIEVILDVVYNHTAEAGERGPMLSLRGIDNRGYYRLQPDPRRYADYTGCGNTLHVVQPQVLRLITDSLRYWVTEMGVDGFRFDLAAALARSMHDVDMLSPFLAVIAQDPVLRRVKLIAEPWDVGSGGYQVGAFPPLWTEWNDHYRDAVRDFWRGALPDVRDLGYRLTGSSDLYAWGGRRPYASVNFVTAHDGFTLRDLVSYEHKHNEANGEGNRDGTHDNRAWNCGAEGESDDPAVNALRRRQLRNLLTTLLLSTGVPMLVAGDEMGRTQGGNNNAYCQDNATGWLDWSLLEQPEWRELTALTARVLTLRRTHPVLRRRAFFSGRAQAPDGLRDLAWFTRDGREMTEADWYAPAATLGLYLSGRDIPGRDARGEPVTDDSFLAVLHAGAEPTVLTLPGTPWASAYELVLDTSREEQAEAPGTVVDGGTELPVPARSVLLLRVVEQPAAGGAGRQPRMPRS; encoded by the coding sequence GTGTCGAGCGCAGCCGAGCAGAAGGCAGTACAGGACCCCGACCGGAAGGCGGAGGCGGCGGCCTCGGGAGCGGCGGACGCCCGGCCGGTGGCGGCCCACGAAGCGGTGGCCGCCGTCCGCGCGGAAATCGTGGAGGTCCACCGTACGGAGCGGGCCGGGGCCCGGCGCGCCGCGAGCGGGTCGCCCGCCGTGTGGCCCGGCGCCCCGATGCCGCTGGGGGCCCGCTTCCGGGTCGGCCCGGACGGGGTGGCCGGGACCAATTTCGCGCTGTGGGCGGGCGGTGCCGAGGCGGTGGAGGTGTGCCTCTTCGACGAGCGGGGCGTCGAGACGCGGTGCCCGCTGACCGAGCTGACCCACGAGATCTGGCACGGCTTCGTCCCCGGTGTGCGGCCGGGACAGCGCTACGGCTACCGGGTGCACGGCCGCTGGGACCCGTGGACGGGGGCCCGCTGGAACGCGGCGAAGCTGCTCCTCGACCCGTACGCCCGTGCGGTCGACGGGACCTTCACGCTGCCGCCGGAGGTCTACGGGCACGTCCGGGACTGGCCGGACCAGCAGGTCGCCGACACCGTGCGCGACGACCGGGACTCGGCCCCGCACGTCCCCAAGGGGGTGGTCGTCCACGATGACGACGACTGGGTGGAGGACCGCCGCCCCAAGACCCCCTGGGCCGACTCCGTCATCTACGAGCTGCACGTACGCGGCTTCACCCGGCTCCACCCGGACATCCCGCCCGAGCTGCGCGGCACCTACGCGGGCCTCGCGCACCCGGCCGCGATCGAGCACCTGACCCGGCTCGGGGTGACGGCGGTTGAGCTGCTGCCGGTCCACCAGTTCGCGCACGAGGACCATCTGCTGCGGCGCGGGCTGCGCAACTACTGGGGCTACAACTCCATCGGCTACTTCGCGCCGCACGCCGACTACTCGGCCTCCGGCACCGCCGGCCAGCAGGTCGGGGAGTTCAAGCGGATGGTGCGCGCGCTGCACGACGCCGGGATCGAGGTCATCCTCGACGTCGTCTACAACCACACCGCCGAGGCGGGCGAGCGGGGCCCGATGCTCTCGCTGCGCGGCATCGACAACCGGGGCTACTACCGCCTCCAGCCCGATCCGCGCCGCTACGCCGACTACACCGGCTGCGGCAACACCCTGCACGTCGTGCAGCCCCAGGTGCTGCGGCTCATCACCGACTCCCTGCGCTACTGGGTCACCGAGATGGGCGTCGACGGCTTCCGCTTCGACCTGGCGGCGGCGCTGGCCCGCTCGATGCACGACGTGGACATGCTCTCCCCGTTCCTCGCGGTGATCGCCCAGGACCCGGTGCTGCGCCGGGTCAAACTCATCGCGGAGCCGTGGGACGTCGGCAGCGGCGGCTACCAGGTGGGGGCCTTCCCACCGCTGTGGACCGAGTGGAACGACCACTACCGGGACGCCGTACGGGACTTCTGGCGCGGGGCGCTCCCCGACGTACGGGATCTCGGCTACCGGCTGACCGGCTCCAGCGACCTGTACGCCTGGGGCGGCCGCCGCCCGTACGCCTCGGTCAACTTCGTCACCGCGCACGACGGCTTCACGCTGCGCGACCTGGTCAGCTACGAGCACAAGCACAACGAGGCCAACGGGGAGGGCAACCGCGACGGGACGCACGACAACCGGGCCTGGAACTGCGGTGCGGAGGGCGAGAGCGACGACCCGGCCGTCAACGCGCTGCGCCGCCGCCAGCTCCGCAACCTGCTGACCACCCTGCTGCTCTCCACGGGGGTGCCGATGCTGGTGGCGGGCGACGAGATGGGCCGTACCCAGGGCGGCAACAACAACGCCTACTGCCAGGACAACGCGACCGGCTGGCTCGACTGGTCGCTGCTGGAACAGCCGGAGTGGCGGGAGCTGACCGCGCTGACGGCACGGGTGCTGACGCTGCGCCGGACCCATCCGGTGCTGCGGCGGCGCGCGTTCTTCTCCGGGCGGGCGCAGGCCCCGGACGGGCTGCGGGACCTGGCGTGGTTCACACGGGACGGCCGGGAGATGACGGAGGCCGACTGGTACGCCCCGGCCGCCACGCTCGGCCTCTACCTCTCGGGCCGGGACATTCCGGGGCGGGACGCGCGAGGCGAGCCGGTGACCGACGACAGCTTCCTGGCGGTCCTGCACGCGGGTGCGGAGCCGACGGTCCTCACCCTGCCGGGAACGCCGTGGGCGAGCGCCTACGAACTGGTCCTGGACACCTCGCGGGAGGAGCAGGCCGAGGCCCCCGGCACGGTGGTGGACGGCGGTACGGAACTGCCGGTGCCGGCCCGCTCGGTGCTGCTGCTGCGGGTGGTGGAGCAGCCGGCGGCGGGCGGGGCCGGACGTCAGCCGAGGATGCCGCGGTCGTAG
- a CDS encoding EF-hand domain-containing protein, whose product MADIESARTVFEKFDANGDGLITAGEYKSAMAQLGDPFVTETVAQAIINAHDGNGDGLLTFDEFWAAQNKA is encoded by the coding sequence GTGGCGGACATCGAGTCGGCGCGGACGGTTTTCGAGAAGTTCGACGCGAACGGCGACGGGCTCATCACGGCAGGCGAGTACAAGAGCGCCATGGCCCAGCTGGGCGACCCCTTCGTCACCGAGACGGTGGCGCAGGCGATCATCAACGCCCATGACGGCAACGGCGACGGCCTGCTCACCTTCGACGAGTTCTGGGCCGCGCAGAACAAGGCCTGA
- a CDS encoding ATP-binding protein, producing the protein MMVGMAGLEGVEQPRPRSSATAARWTSTMDDEQGLKALELFGDPTEEEVRLPSRPESAATARRLTSCVVLRQWALSPQTAEYAVLLVSELVGNAVRHTGARVFGLRMVRRRGWIRVEVRDPSRGLPCLMPVREMDVSGRGLFLVDKLSDRWGVDLLPRGKTTWFEMRIADR; encoded by the coding sequence ATGATGGTGGGCATGGCGGGCCTGGAGGGTGTGGAGCAGCCGCGACCGCGCAGCAGCGCGACCGCGGCGCGGTGGACGTCGACCATGGATGACGAACAGGGGCTCAAGGCGCTCGAGTTGTTCGGAGATCCGACCGAGGAGGAGGTCCGGCTGCCGTCGCGTCCGGAGTCGGCGGCGACGGCTCGCCGGCTCACCTCCTGTGTCGTGCTCCGCCAGTGGGCCCTGTCGCCGCAGACCGCCGAGTACGCGGTGCTCCTCGTCTCGGAGCTGGTCGGTAACGCCGTGCGTCACACCGGGGCCCGCGTCTTCGGGCTGCGTATGGTGCGCCGCCGCGGCTGGATCCGCGTCGAGGTGCGTGATCCCTCGCGCGGACTGCCGTGTCTGATGCCGGTGCGCGAGATGGACGTCAGCGGCCGGGGCCTCTTCCTGGTCGACAAGCTCTCCGACCGGTGGGGCGTGGACCTGCTGCCACGCGGCAAGACCACCTGGTTCGAGATGCGCATCGCCGACCGCTGA
- a CDS encoding polysaccharide deacetylase family protein, which yields MDGYRGSVGRRGALGAGAGALAAALVAGCARGGGPGGAAGPDAAAPTASGRPDLRAPGRPDPRTSAAPDPRPSGRSAPTFGGAPAPAPRRFPGLPVRITHGPRDRPRVALTFDGRGDPDLALAALARCERAGARVTVLAVGTWLARHPGLARRILDGGHELGNHTEHHLDLAALDERAAYEEIAACARRLRRLTGSVGAWFRPSPTPYASPLVERLARRAGYPHVLGCDVESLDHAATRVAAVTRKVAGELRNGSVVELSLGRPVTVAALPLLLAEIGRRGLHAVTATELMDRPAAGAARAAR from the coding sequence ATGGACGGTTACAGGGGCTCGGTGGGCCGCCGCGGCGCGCTCGGCGCCGGGGCCGGTGCGCTGGCCGCGGCCCTCGTCGCGGGATGCGCCCGTGGCGGGGGACCGGGCGGAGCCGCCGGCCCGGACGCGGCCGCTCCCACGGCTTCCGGCCGCCCGGACCTCCGAGCCCCCGGCCGCCCGGACCCCCGAACCTCCGCCGCCCCGGACCCCCGGCCCTCCGGCCGCTCGGCACCCACCTTCGGCGGGGCCCCGGCCCCCGCTCCGCGCCGCTTCCCCGGACTGCCCGTACGGATCACGCACGGTCCCCGCGACCGGCCGCGGGTCGCCCTCACCTTCGACGGGCGGGGCGACCCGGACCTCGCCCTCGCCGCGCTCGCCCGGTGCGAACGGGCCGGGGCGCGCGTCACCGTGCTCGCCGTGGGGACCTGGCTCGCCCGGCATCCCGGCCTGGCCCGCCGCATCCTCGACGGCGGCCACGAGCTCGGCAACCACACCGAGCACCACCTCGACCTCGCCGCCCTCGACGAGCGCGCCGCGTACGAGGAGATCGCCGCCTGCGCCCGGCGGCTGCGACGGCTCACCGGCTCCGTCGGCGCCTGGTTCCGCCCCTCGCCCACCCCGTACGCCTCCCCGCTCGTCGAGCGGCTCGCGCGGCGGGCCGGCTACCCCCATGTCCTCGGCTGCGACGTGGAATCGCTCGACCACGCGGCCACCCGCGTCGCCGCCGTGACCCGCAAGGTCGCCGGGGAGTTGCGCAACGGATCGGTGGTGGAGCTGAGCCTCGGACGCCCCGTCACCGTCGCCGCGCTGCCGCTGCTCCTCGCCGAGATCGGCCGGCGCGGGCTGCACGCCGTGACGGCCACGGAGCTGATGGACCGACCGGCCGCCGGTGCCGCGCGGGCGGCCCGATAA
- a CDS encoding Ig-like domain-containing protein: MNDTVKSARPGSAAVLTWAGLLTVLALLTGCTDTREALLNGKARSPGDAISVFPENGAKDVDEETRIAVKVPDGRLESVEVRRIEDAQQQTVAGRVSGDGRSWASEPEAGRLALAAKYSIDAVAVDGRGRRSARHSTFTTLVPEHRFIGYFKPENRSTVGTGMIVSFSFNRPIEDRAAVEKAIRVTSDPVVEVAGHWFGKDRLDFRPRTYWKPGTEVTVDVGLRDVEGAEGVYGSQDKTVVFTVGRHQISRVDAEAKTMEVRRDGELVETVPITAGAPKTTTYNGRMVVTEMHEVTRMNGATVGFTDKEGKGEYDIKDVPHAIRLTESGTFLHGNYWADESVFGEENVSHGCIGLRDAKGGDASSPGGWFFDRTLIGDVVEVVNSPDRTVAPDNGLSGWNMGWKKWKAGSALR, translated from the coding sequence GTGAACGACACAGTGAAGAGCGCACGGCCCGGCTCGGCCGCCGTGCTGACATGGGCAGGACTGCTGACCGTGCTGGCCCTCCTGACCGGCTGCACCGACACCCGTGAGGCCCTGCTCAACGGCAAGGCGAGATCCCCCGGCGACGCGATCAGCGTCTTCCCGGAGAACGGCGCGAAGGATGTCGACGAGGAGACCCGGATCGCCGTGAAGGTCCCGGACGGGCGGCTGGAGAGCGTCGAGGTCAGGCGGATCGAGGACGCGCAGCAGCAGACGGTGGCGGGGCGCGTCTCCGGCGACGGGCGCTCCTGGGCATCGGAGCCGGAGGCGGGCCGGCTCGCCCTCGCCGCGAAGTACAGCATCGACGCGGTCGCCGTGGACGGCCGGGGACGCCGCTCCGCCCGGCACTCCACCTTCACCACGCTCGTCCCCGAGCACCGCTTCATCGGCTACTTCAAACCCGAGAACCGCTCCACCGTGGGCACCGGCATGATCGTCTCCTTCTCCTTCAACCGTCCGATCGAGGACCGGGCGGCGGTGGAGAAGGCCATCCGGGTGACGTCCGATCCGGTGGTCGAGGTCGCCGGCCACTGGTTCGGGAAGGACCGGCTCGACTTCCGGCCCAGGACGTACTGGAAGCCCGGAACCGAGGTCACCGTCGACGTCGGCCTGCGGGACGTCGAGGGCGCCGAGGGCGTCTACGGCAGCCAGGACAAGACCGTCGTCTTCACGGTCGGCCGCCACCAGATCTCACGGGTCGACGCGGAGGCCAAGACGATGGAGGTGCGCCGGGACGGCGAACTCGTCGAGACGGTCCCGATCACCGCCGGGGCCCCGAAGACCACCACGTACAACGGCCGGATGGTGGTCACCGAGATGCACGAGGTGACCCGGATGAACGGGGCGACCGTCGGCTTCACGGACAAGGAGGGGAAGGGCGAGTACGACATCAAGGACGTGCCGCACGCGATCCGGCTCACCGAGTCCGGAACCTTCCTGCACGGCAACTACTGGGCCGACGAGTCCGTCTTCGGCGAGGAGAACGTCAGCCACGGCTGCATCGGGCTGCGCGACGCCAAGGGCGGGGACGCCTCCTCGCCCGGCGGCTGGTTCTTCGACCGGACCCTGATCGGCGACGTGGTCGAGGTGGTCAACTCCCCGGACCGGACGGTCGCCCCGGACAACGGACTCAGCGGCTGGAACATGGGCTGGAAGAAGTGGAAGGCGGGCTCCGCCCTGCGCTGA